One stretch of Prunus persica cultivar Lovell chromosome G1, Prunus_persica_NCBIv2, whole genome shotgun sequence DNA includes these proteins:
- the LOC18788522 gene encoding uncharacterized protein LOC18788522 yields MHVHFCSLTLKPQTMATLKPHQPLHHQNIKDQRQKRIICKLRDALLTRIAASSEPSKPIINSEGLKSNIDRRLRELIPTVHTPTHPPYASMIQRAIEELDEEGGLSEVAISEFIKREYEDLPVAHEGFLRHHLRKLCESRVVVNLEGRRYNLAVEEGDDGGVVDRESTSERWPGREDRREIERMEEKMKGEEWQSEVMRRLDVQKQEHFEVIENKCEAQGKQMEVNEGQLEMASMELDVEGSSNKEAILGDIESEVYENEVIQGNHHREEQRSGEVYKQNTQAHEIEVIENHFQPQAGKVREIGERVQGQDIEVRTKILELCCHGDENLRTQGDVPLADQLQQSPLQSQEKRRPGRPCKPRKGIESTRALVLLAPEIHHEEEPPRRRGMPRKAKKDMDASTRALMPCGGPQHHDEEQPPRLGDRPPKAKKNMDVSISALLSSDPEHHDEEQPPRRRGRRPKPKPDSETSLAFVSCSDKQQPQYRGRGRPPKPKPNSETSLAVVSCSDKQQQQQPQYRGRGRPPKSKPNSETSLAVVLCSDKQQKQPQYRGRGRHPKPKLDAEKAKNPPQTPQIEQLQQKRRGRGRPSKLQ; encoded by the exons ATGCATGTCCATTTCTGCTCACTCACTCTTAAACCCCAAACGATGGCAACCTTAAAACCTCACCAACCCCTTCATCATCAAAACATCAAAGATCAAAGGCAAAAACGCATCATCTGCAAACTCAGAGACGCCCTTTTGACCCGTATTGCCGCTTCATCAGAACCCTCCAAACCCATCATCAACTCCGAGGGCCTTAAGTCCAACATCGACCGCCGCCTCCGAGAGCTCATCCCCACCGTCCACACCCCAACTCACCCTCCTTATGCCTCG ATGATACAGAGGGCAATAGAGGAGTTGGATGAGGAAGGTGGGTTGAGTGAGGTGGCCATATCGGAGTTTATCAAAAGGGAATATGAGGATTTGCCAGTGGCGCATGAGGGATTTCTGAGGCATCATCTGAGGAAACTTTGTGAGAGTAGGGTGGTTGTGAATTTGGAAGGTAGGAGGTACAATCTTGCGGTTGAGGAGGGTGATGATGGGGGTGTGGTGGACAGAGAGTCTACGAGCGAAAGGTGGCCAGGGCGGGAGGATAGACGCGAAATTGAAAGGATGGAGGAAAAAATGAAAGGGGAAGAATGGCAAAGTGAGGTGATGAGAAGACTTGATGTACAAAAGCAAGAGCATTTTGAGGtgattgaaaacaaatgtGAAGCCCAAGGAAAGCAGATGGAAGTGAATGAGGGACAACTTGAG ATGGCAAGCATGGAGTTGGATGTGGAAGGGAGTTCGAATAAAGAAGCAATACTGGGAGATATTGAATCTGAGGTGTATGAAAATGAAGTGATACAAGGAAATCATCATAGAGAAGAACAACGAAGTGGGGAAGTATATAAGCAAAATACACAAGCTCACGAAATTGAGGtaattgaaaatcattttcAACCGCAAGCTGGGAAAGTTAGAGAGATCGGAGAGAGAGTCCAAGGGCAAGATATTGAAGTCAGAACTAAGATATTGGAATTATGTTGCCATGGTGATGAGAACTTGAGAACCCAAGGTGATGTGCCTCTTGCTGATCAGCTCCAGCAATCACCACTTCAAAGCCAAGAAAAGCGACGTCCAGGGAGGCCTTGTAAGCCTAGAAAAGGTATAGAAAGTACTAGGGCATTGGTACTCTTGGCTCCTGAAATTCATCATGAGGAAGAGCCACCAAGGCGTCGAGGGATGCCTCGTAAAGCTAAAAAAGATATGGATGCAAGTACTAGGGCATTGATGCCATGTGGTGGTCCTCAACATCATGATGAGGAGCAGCCACCAAGGCTTGGAGACAGGCCTCCTAAAGCTAAAAAGAATATGGATGTAAGCATTTCGGCATTGCTATCCTCTGATCCTGAACATCATGATGAGGAGCAGCCACCAAGGCGCCGAGGAAGGCGTCCTAAACCAAAGCCAGATTCAGAAACAAGTTTGGCATTTGTATCATGCTCAGATAAGCAGCAACCACAGTACAGAGGCAGAGGGAGGCCTCctaaaccaaaaccaaattcaGAAACAAGTCTGGCAGTTGTATCATGCTCAGATaagcaacagcagcagcaaccaCAGTACAGAGGCAGAGGGAGGCCTCctaaatcaaaaccaaattcaGAAACAAGTCTGGCAGTTGTATTGTGCTCAGATAAGCAACAGAAGCAGCCACAGTACAGAGGCAGAGGGAGGCATCCTAAACCAAAATTAGATGCAGAAAAGGCTAAGAACCCACCACAGACCCCTCAGATTGAGCAGTTGCAACAAAAGCGTCGAGGTCGGGGAAGGCCTTCAAAATTGCAATGA
- the LOC18792187 gene encoding mitogen-activated protein kinase 12 isoform X3: MLDKEFFTEYGEASQYEIQEVIGKGSYGVVASAVDTHTGEKVAIKKINDVFEHVSDATRILREIKLLRLLHHPDIVEIKHIMLPPCRREFKDIYVVFELMESDLHQVIKANDDLSPEHYQFFLYQLLRALKYIHTANVFHRDLKPKNILANSDCKLKICDFGLARAAFSDAPSTIFWTDYVATRWYRAPELCGSFFSKYTPAIDIWSIGCIFAEMLTGKPLFPGKNVVHQLDLITDLLGTPTAESISRIRNEKARRYLSSMKKKKSVPLSQKIPNADPLALRLLERLLAFDPRDRLSAEEALADPYFHGLANVNQEPSKQPISKLEFEFERSKLTKDDVRELIYREILEYHPKMLQDYLQGSDNIGFMYPSGVDRFRRQFAHLEAHYSKGERSTALQRKHASLPRERVCMSQDEAAEQNGNAKKSAAASVGRAAIHSPPRSKGFEVAESVCENGSTIPNGLSKPNYSPNSLLKSASISASKCVAANRQYCEQEDRTAERNDEMINVVA, encoded by the exons ATGCTTGACAAAGAATTTTTCACAGAATATGGTGAGGCAAgtcaatatgaaattcaagAAGTGATTGGGAAAGGTAGCTATGGTGTTGTTGCATCCGCAGTTGATACTCACACTGGTGAGAAAGTAGCTATTAAGAAGATCAATGATGTCTTTGAGCATGTCTCCGATGCCACAAGAATTTTAAGAGAAATTAAGCTCCTTCGGCTGCTACATCACCCTGATATTGTAGAAATAAAGCATATAATGCTACCCCCTTGCAGACGAGAATTTAAGGATATATATGTTGTATTTGAGTTGATGGAATCTGACCTTCATCAAGTTATAAAGGCAAATGATGATCTCAGTCCCGAGCATTACCAATTTTTCTTGTACCAGCTTCTTCGAGCTCTGAAGTATATACATACAG caAATGTTTTCCATCGAGATTTAAAGCCAAAAAATATACTTGCTAATTCAGACTGCAAACTGAAAATTTGTGACTTTGGGCTTGCTCGTGCAGCATTTAGTGACGCTCCATCTACCATTTTTTGGACT GATTATGTGGCAACTCGATGGTACCGTGCTCCTGAACTCTGTGGTTCCTTTTTCTCCAAG TACACCCCTGCTATTGATATCTGGAGCATAGGGTGCATATTTGCAGAAATGCTAACAGGAAAACCGTTGTTTCCTGGGAAAAATGTTGTACATCAATTGGATCTCATTACCGATTTACTCGGCACTCCTACTGCTGAATCTATTTCAAGG ATTCGGAACGAGAAGGCCAGAAGGTATTTAAGTagcatgaagaaaaagaaatcagtTCCTCTCTCGCAAAAAATCCCAAATGCAGATCCATTGGCTCTTCGTTTACTTGAGCGTTTGCTTGCATTTGATCCTAGAGATCGTCTTTCTGCTGAAGAG GCACTAGCAGACCCGTATTTTCATGGATTGGCAAATGTGAACCAGGAACCATCTAAACAACCCATTTCAAAGCTCGAGTTTGAGTTTGAAAGGAGTAAATTGACAAAAGATGATGTAAGAGAGCTAATTTACAGAGAG ATTTTAGAGTATCATCCGAAGATGCTGCAAGATTACCTTCAAGGGTCAGATAATATTGGCTTCATGTATCCAAG TGGGGTTGATCGGTTTAGACGACAATTTGCCCATCTTGAGGCACACTACAGTAAAGGTGAAAGAAGCACTGCACTTCAAAGGAAGCATGCTTCGTTACCAAG GGAACGAGTATGCATGTCCCAGGATGAGGCTGCGGAGCAAAATGGTAATGCTAAAAAGAGTGCTGCAGCTTCAGTGGGTCGTGCAGCTATTCACAGCCCTCCAAGGTCCAAGGGGTTTGAAGTAGCAGAATCTGTTTGTGAAAATGGATCAACCATACCGAATGGCCTCAGTAAGCCAAACTATAGTCCCAACAGTCTGTTGAAGAGTGCTAGCATTAGTGCCTCTAAGTGCGTGGCTGCGAACAGACAGTACTGTGAG CAGGAAGATAGAACGGCAGAGCGAAACGACGAGATGATCAATGTCGTTGCATAG
- the LOC18792879 gene encoding uncharacterized protein LOC18792879, with protein MMRLYDGVKEILKIQKFRRIVSYAGFYCFTAVLSYAYASNTTRAGFSRGDQFYASYPAGTELLTDTAKLYKAALGNCFENEEWGPIEYCIMAKHFERQGKTPYAYHAQYMAHLLSHGQLDGSG; from the exons ATGATGAGGCTGTACGATGGCGTCAAAGAAATTCTAAAGATTCAGAAGTTCAGGCGAATTGTGTCATATGCTGGATTCTACTGCTTCACAGCAGTCTTGAGCTACGCTTACGCGAGCAATAC AACCAGAGCTGGGTTTTCCAGAGGCGACCAATTCTATGCGTCTTACCCAGCCGGAACCGAGCTCTTGACGGACACAGCAAAG TTGTATAAAGCTGCTCTTGGTAATTGTTTCGAAAACGAAGAGTGGGGTCCCATTGAGTATTGCATCATGGCCAAACACTTTGAGCGACAGGGTAAAACACCCTATGCGTACCATGCC CAATACATGGCACACCTTCTATCTCATGGACAGCTTGATGGAAGTGGATAG
- the LOC18792187 gene encoding mitogen-activated protein kinase 9 isoform X1: MEAILRWFEGLSSSSSSSSADHRAISQSDVVQQPPSSASTDEQQEEELIITVELDMSGLKPIKVPERTNHRLASMGHHKNMLDKEFFTEYGEASQYEIQEVIGKGSYGVVASAVDTHTGEKVAIKKINDVFEHVSDATRILREIKLLRLLHHPDIVEIKHIMLPPCRREFKDIYVVFELMESDLHQVIKANDDLSPEHYQFFLYQLLRALKYIHTANVFHRDLKPKNILANSDCKLKICDFGLARAAFSDAPSTIFWTDYVATRWYRAPELCGSFFSKYTPAIDIWSIGCIFAEMLTGKPLFPGKNVVHQLDLITDLLGTPTAESISRIRNEKARRYLSSMKKKKSVPLSQKIPNADPLALRLLERLLAFDPRDRLSAEEALADPYFHGLANVNQEPSKQPISKLEFEFERSKLTKDDVRELIYREILEYHPKMLQDYLQGSDNIGFMYPSGVDRFRRQFAHLEAHYSKGERSTALQRKHASLPRERVCMSQDEAAEQNGNAKKSAAASVGRAAIHSPPRSKGFEVAESVCENGSTIPNGLSKPNYSPNSLLKSASISASKCVAANRQYCEQEDRTAERNDEMINVVA, from the exons ATGGAAGCCATTCTTCGCTGGTTTGAAGGTCtctcttcatcatcttcttcttcttccgcTGATCACCGTGCTATTTCACAAAGCGACGTCGTTCAACAGCCACCATCATCGGCAAGTACTGATGAGCAGCAGGAGGAGGAGTTGATAATCACGGTGGAGTTGGACATGAGTGGGTTGAAGCCCATCAAGGTGCCTGAAAGGACCAATCACAGACTGGCCTCTATGGGCCATCATAAG AATATGCTTGACAAAGAATTTTTCACAGAATATGGTGAGGCAAgtcaatatgaaattcaagAAGTGATTGGGAAAGGTAGCTATGGTGTTGTTGCATCCGCAGTTGATACTCACACTGGTGAGAAAGTAGCTATTAAGAAGATCAATGATGTCTTTGAGCATGTCTCCGATGCCACAAGAATTTTAAGAGAAATTAAGCTCCTTCGGCTGCTACATCACCCTGATATTGTAGAAATAAAGCATATAATGCTACCCCCTTGCAGACGAGAATTTAAGGATATATATGTTGTATTTGAGTTGATGGAATCTGACCTTCATCAAGTTATAAAGGCAAATGATGATCTCAGTCCCGAGCATTACCAATTTTTCTTGTACCAGCTTCTTCGAGCTCTGAAGTATATACATACAG caAATGTTTTCCATCGAGATTTAAAGCCAAAAAATATACTTGCTAATTCAGACTGCAAACTGAAAATTTGTGACTTTGGGCTTGCTCGTGCAGCATTTAGTGACGCTCCATCTACCATTTTTTGGACT GATTATGTGGCAACTCGATGGTACCGTGCTCCTGAACTCTGTGGTTCCTTTTTCTCCAAG TACACCCCTGCTATTGATATCTGGAGCATAGGGTGCATATTTGCAGAAATGCTAACAGGAAAACCGTTGTTTCCTGGGAAAAATGTTGTACATCAATTGGATCTCATTACCGATTTACTCGGCACTCCTACTGCTGAATCTATTTCAAGG ATTCGGAACGAGAAGGCCAGAAGGTATTTAAGTagcatgaagaaaaagaaatcagtTCCTCTCTCGCAAAAAATCCCAAATGCAGATCCATTGGCTCTTCGTTTACTTGAGCGTTTGCTTGCATTTGATCCTAGAGATCGTCTTTCTGCTGAAGAG GCACTAGCAGACCCGTATTTTCATGGATTGGCAAATGTGAACCAGGAACCATCTAAACAACCCATTTCAAAGCTCGAGTTTGAGTTTGAAAGGAGTAAATTGACAAAAGATGATGTAAGAGAGCTAATTTACAGAGAG ATTTTAGAGTATCATCCGAAGATGCTGCAAGATTACCTTCAAGGGTCAGATAATATTGGCTTCATGTATCCAAG TGGGGTTGATCGGTTTAGACGACAATTTGCCCATCTTGAGGCACACTACAGTAAAGGTGAAAGAAGCACTGCACTTCAAAGGAAGCATGCTTCGTTACCAAG GGAACGAGTATGCATGTCCCAGGATGAGGCTGCGGAGCAAAATGGTAATGCTAAAAAGAGTGCTGCAGCTTCAGTGGGTCGTGCAGCTATTCACAGCCCTCCAAGGTCCAAGGGGTTTGAAGTAGCAGAATCTGTTTGTGAAAATGGATCAACCATACCGAATGGCCTCAGTAAGCCAAACTATAGTCCCAACAGTCTGTTGAAGAGTGCTAGCATTAGTGCCTCTAAGTGCGTGGCTGCGAACAGACAGTACTGTGAG CAGGAAGATAGAACGGCAGAGCGAAACGACGAGATGATCAATGTCGTTGCATAG
- the LOC18792187 gene encoding mitogen-activated protein kinase 13 isoform X2: MEAILRWFEGLSSSSSSSSADHRAISQSDVVQQPPSSASTDEQQEEELIITVELDMSGLKPIKVPERTNHRLASMGHHKNMLDKEFFTEYGEASQYEIQEVIGKGSYGVVASAVDTHTGEKVAIKKINDVFEHVSDATRILREIKLLRLLHHPDIVEIKHIMLPPCRREFKDIYVVFELMESDLHQVIKANDDLSPEHYQFFLYQLLRALKYIHTANVFHRDLKPKNILANSDCKLKICDFGLARAAFSDAPSTIFWTDYVATRWYRAPELCGSFFSKYTPAIDIWSIGCIFAEMLTGKPLFPGKNVVHQLDLITDLLGTPTAESISRIRNEKARRYLSSMKKKKSVPLSQKIPNADPLALRLLERLLAFDPRDRLSAEEALADPYFHGLANVNQEPSKQPISKLEFEFERSKLTKDDVRELIYREILEYHPKMLQDYLQGSDNIGFMYPSGVDRFRRQFAHLEAHYSKGERSTALQRKHASLPRERVCMSQDEAAEQNGNAKKSAAASVGRAAIHSPPRSKGFEVAESVCENGSTIPNGLSKPNYSPNSLLKSASISASKCVAANRQYCEEDRTAERNDEMINVVA, encoded by the exons ATGGAAGCCATTCTTCGCTGGTTTGAAGGTCtctcttcatcatcttcttcttcttccgcTGATCACCGTGCTATTTCACAAAGCGACGTCGTTCAACAGCCACCATCATCGGCAAGTACTGATGAGCAGCAGGAGGAGGAGTTGATAATCACGGTGGAGTTGGACATGAGTGGGTTGAAGCCCATCAAGGTGCCTGAAAGGACCAATCACAGACTGGCCTCTATGGGCCATCATAAG AATATGCTTGACAAAGAATTTTTCACAGAATATGGTGAGGCAAgtcaatatgaaattcaagAAGTGATTGGGAAAGGTAGCTATGGTGTTGTTGCATCCGCAGTTGATACTCACACTGGTGAGAAAGTAGCTATTAAGAAGATCAATGATGTCTTTGAGCATGTCTCCGATGCCACAAGAATTTTAAGAGAAATTAAGCTCCTTCGGCTGCTACATCACCCTGATATTGTAGAAATAAAGCATATAATGCTACCCCCTTGCAGACGAGAATTTAAGGATATATATGTTGTATTTGAGTTGATGGAATCTGACCTTCATCAAGTTATAAAGGCAAATGATGATCTCAGTCCCGAGCATTACCAATTTTTCTTGTACCAGCTTCTTCGAGCTCTGAAGTATATACATACAG caAATGTTTTCCATCGAGATTTAAAGCCAAAAAATATACTTGCTAATTCAGACTGCAAACTGAAAATTTGTGACTTTGGGCTTGCTCGTGCAGCATTTAGTGACGCTCCATCTACCATTTTTTGGACT GATTATGTGGCAACTCGATGGTACCGTGCTCCTGAACTCTGTGGTTCCTTTTTCTCCAAG TACACCCCTGCTATTGATATCTGGAGCATAGGGTGCATATTTGCAGAAATGCTAACAGGAAAACCGTTGTTTCCTGGGAAAAATGTTGTACATCAATTGGATCTCATTACCGATTTACTCGGCACTCCTACTGCTGAATCTATTTCAAGG ATTCGGAACGAGAAGGCCAGAAGGTATTTAAGTagcatgaagaaaaagaaatcagtTCCTCTCTCGCAAAAAATCCCAAATGCAGATCCATTGGCTCTTCGTTTACTTGAGCGTTTGCTTGCATTTGATCCTAGAGATCGTCTTTCTGCTGAAGAG GCACTAGCAGACCCGTATTTTCATGGATTGGCAAATGTGAACCAGGAACCATCTAAACAACCCATTTCAAAGCTCGAGTTTGAGTTTGAAAGGAGTAAATTGACAAAAGATGATGTAAGAGAGCTAATTTACAGAGAG ATTTTAGAGTATCATCCGAAGATGCTGCAAGATTACCTTCAAGGGTCAGATAATATTGGCTTCATGTATCCAAG TGGGGTTGATCGGTTTAGACGACAATTTGCCCATCTTGAGGCACACTACAGTAAAGGTGAAAGAAGCACTGCACTTCAAAGGAAGCATGCTTCGTTACCAAG GGAACGAGTATGCATGTCCCAGGATGAGGCTGCGGAGCAAAATGGTAATGCTAAAAAGAGTGCTGCAGCTTCAGTGGGTCGTGCAGCTATTCACAGCCCTCCAAGGTCCAAGGGGTTTGAAGTAGCAGAATCTGTTTGTGAAAATGGATCAACCATACCGAATGGCCTCAGTAAGCCAAACTATAGTCCCAACAGTCTGTTGAAGAGTGCTAGCATTAGTGCCTCTAAGTGCGTGGCTGCGAACAGACAGTACTGTGAG GAAGATAGAACGGCAGAGCGAAACGACGAGATGATCAATGTCGTTGCATAG
- the LOC18791021 gene encoding nudix hydrolase 25: protein MDDLPSGYRPNVGVCLINSDNLVFVGSRLNVPGAWQMPQGGIEDGEEPKNAAIRELREETGIESAEIIAEVPNWLTYDFPPAVKTKVNRLWGGEWHGQAQKWFLMRFTKDESEINLANGAADPEFAEWKWAIPEEVIEQAVDYKRPTYEEVIRTFQSYFDGSALSTKCKSTKW from the exons ATGGACGATCTGCCCTCTGGTTACCGACCCAACGTTGGCGTTTGCCTCATTAACTCTGATAATCTG GTTTTCGTTGGATCAAGATTGAATGTTCCGGGAGCATGGCAGATGCCTCAG GGGGGTATTGAAGATGGTGAAGAACCTAAAAATGCAGCTATTAGGGAACTACGAGAAGAGACTGGTATAGAATCTGCTGAAATTATTGCTGAG GTTCCGAATTGGTTGACATATGACTTTCCGCCTGCTGTGAAGACCAAAGTAAATCGTCTCTGGGGAGGTGAATGGCACGGGCAAGCACAAAAATG GTTTCTTATGAGATTCACAAAAGATGAGAGTGAGATCAACTTAGCCAATGGGGCAGCTGATCCAGAATTTGCAGAGTGGAAATGGGCGATCCCTGAAGAAGTTATTGAGCAG GCAGTGGACTACAAGAGGCCAACATATGAGGAAGTTATCAGGACCTTCCAGTCCTACTTCGACGGCAGTGCTTTATCGACAAAGTGTAAATCCACAAAATGGTGA
- the LOC18790013 gene encoding uncharacterized protein LOC18790013, with protein MDDDVVQRVFQEGGRDYFQQQPSTSSSSSSILQSLPLHVSFDHGYYLLVKSIQELREKKEGIVTVGIGGPSGSGKSSLAEKVASVIGCTVVSMENYRDGFDEGNDLGSIDFDMLVRNLEDLTKGEDTLIPVFDYQQKKRVGSKTIKSASSGVVIVDGTYALHAKLRSLLDIRVAVVGGVHFSLLSKVRYDIGDSCSLDYLIDSIFPLFRKHIEPDLHHAQIRINNSFVSSFREAIYKLKCKSEVCISIATKSSTQFISLSFIEMYLRPPSASEEARINDWIKVRQSGIRYYLSLGDQRIVDKNFIIRPKAEFEVGRMTLGGLLALGYAVVVSYKRASKSVDNGNVSLSLETIDTLGETFMVLRGTNRKTVGTEALKMGINEPWITKSYLELILERKGVPRLNTPPLLPNTSLTTSQDRMIAAPRPIRVPPNLVTRLEDLSQPWTRSPTKSKMEPIVATWHFISSDPPQADSSTIDPSSFRDTVKLAPMPDSYDLDRGLLLAVQAIQALLENKGFPVIVGIGGPSGSGKTSLAHKMANIVGCEVVSLESYYKSEQVKDFKYDDFSSLDLSLLSKNIDDIRNGQRTKVPIFDLETGVQSGFKELEVSEDCGVIIFEGVYALHPDIRKSLDLWIAVVGGVHSHLISRVQRDKSRVGCFMSQNEIMMTVFPMFQQFIEPHLVHAHLKIRNDFDPVLSPESSLFVLKSNKQVAYQDILKILDPAKFCSSVQNFIDIYLKLPGLPTNGQLTEGDCIRVRICEGRFALLIREPIREGNFIIQPKVDFDISISTVAGLLNLGYQAVAYIEASAFIYQDGKILIEVDHLQDAPNPYLQIKGVDKDAVAAAGSMLKLDGSYTTKSYLQIVLERLPASGRGSGGIHTQQAARLQELVEFIQSQGSSSASESSPIREVSPVEGVIEDMQSRIRRLERWHTINTVLWTFLMSALVGYSLYQRKRQ; from the exons ATGGACGACGATGTTGTACAGCGAGTCTTCCAAGAAGGAGGCCGCGACTATTTCCAACAGCAACCCTCaacttcctcttcctcttcctctattCTCCAGTCACTTCCTCTCCATGTG TCTTTTGATCACGGGTATTATTTGCTAGTAAAATCTATCCAAGAActtagagagaaaaaagagggcATTGTAACAGTTGGCATTGGCGGTCCAAGTGGTTCTGGTAAATCAAG CTTAGCAGAAAAGGTGGCATCTGTTATTGGTTGTACTGTTGTATCAATGGAGAACTATCGTGATGGATTTGATGAAGGGAATGATCTGGGTTCAATAGATTTTGATATGCTGGTCAGAAATCTTGAG GATTTGACAAAGGGTGAAGATACATTGATTCCAGTATTTGACTATCAACAAAAGAAACGTGTTGGTTCAAAAACAATAAAGAGTGCTTCATCTGGGGTG GTAATAGTTGATGGCACCTATGCTTTGCATGCAAAATTGCGCTCTTTGCTAGATATTCGAGTTGCAGTG GTTGGCGGTGTTCATTTTAGCCTTCTTTCCAAAGTTCGATATGATATCGGAGATTCTTGTTCACTGGATTACCTTATTGACAGCATTTTCCCATTGTTTAGGAAGCACATTGAACCAGACCTTCATCATGCACAG ATTAGGATTAACAACAGCTTTGTCTCATCATTTAGGGAGGCAATCTACAAGCTGAAATGCAAGAGTGAGGTCTGTAT TTCTATAGCAACTAAAAGTTCTACACAATTTATTTCTCTCAGTTTCATTGAGATGTACCTTAGGCCTCCTTCAGCAAGTGAAGAAGCACGGATAAATGATTGGATCAAGGTGCGCCAATCGGGTATAAGATATTATCTGTCACTTGGGGACCAGAGGATTGTCGACAAAAATTTCATTATCAGGCCAAAAGCTGAATTTGAG GTTGGAAGGATGACTTTAGGTGGGTTACTGGCTTTGGGATATGCTGTGGTTGTTAGTTACAAACGAGCATCTAAATCGGTTGATAATGGAAATGTTTCATTGTCGCTTGAAACCATTGATACCCTTGGTGAGACATTCATGGTGCTGAGGGGCACAAATAGAAAA ACAGTTGGAACTGAAGCATTGAAGATGGGTATTAATGAGCCTTGGATCACTAAATCATATCTGGAATTGATTCTTGAGAGAAAAG GTGTACCTCGCCTCAATACACCACCCCTTTTGCCAAATACATCTCTGACCACTAGTCAGGACAGAATGATTGCTGCACCAAGACCAATTCGCGTTCCTCCTAACCTTGTTACTCGGCTTGAGGATCTATCTCAGCCATGGACTAGATCTCCAACAAAATCTAAGATGGAACCTATAGTAGCAACATGGCATTTCATCTCATCGGATCCTCCTCAAGCTGATAGCTCAACCATAG ATCCTTCCTCTTTCAGGGACACCGTGAAACTTGCTCCAATGCCTGATTCGTATGACTTGGATAGAGGATTGCTTCTTGCTGTGCAAGCAATACAG GCACTGTTGGAGAATAAAGGTTTTCCAGTTATAGTTGGAATTG GAGGTCCAAGTGGTTCCGGAAAAACTAGTTTGGCTCATAAAATGGCAAACATAGTTGGTTGTGAAGTTGTTTCCCTTGAAAGCTATTATAAATCTGAACAAGTAAAGGATTTCAAGTATGACGACTTCAGCTCGCTGGATCTATCTTTGCTTTCAAAA AACATTGATGACATAAGGAATGgtcaaagaacaaaagtaCCCATATTTGATTTGGAAACTGGTGTTCAGAGTGGCTTCAAGGAACTTGAAGTTTCTGAAGACTGTGGAGTG ATTATTTTTGAAGGAGTTTATGCTTTGCATCCGGATATCCGAAAATCACTTGACTTGTGGATTGCTGTT GTTGGAGGTGTTCATTCACATCTCATTTCTAGAGTTCAAAGGGACAAAAGTAGAGTGGGGTGTTTTATGTCCCAGAATGAGATCATGATGACAGTGTTTCCAATGTTCCAGCAGTTCATTGAACCTCATCTTGTTCACGCACAT CTCAAAATTCGAAATGACTTTGATCCCGTGCTTTCCCCCGAGAGTTCATTGTTTGTATTGAAGAGTAACAAGCAA GTGGCTTATCAAGATATTTTGAAAATACTGGATCCTGCAAAGTTCTGCAGTTCTGTCCAGAATTTCATTGATATATACTTGAAGCTTCCTGGACTTCCTACTAATGGGCAGTTAACAGAGGGTGACTGCATTCGGGTCAGAATATGTGAGGGCAGATTCGCGTTGCTGATACGGGAG CCTATAAGAGAAGGAAACTTCATCATCCAACCTAAAGTGGATTTTGATATTAGCATTAGTACAGTTGCTGGGCTTCTTAACCTTGG GTATCAAGCTGTAGCTTATATTGAAGCGTCTGCTTTCATCTATCAAGATGGAAAG ATTTTGATTGAGGTTGATCATCTACAAGATGCCCCGAACCCTTACCTGCAAATCAAGGGGGTTGATAAAGATGCTGTAGCAGCTGCAGGATCAATGCTTAAATTGGATGGTTCATATACTACAAAG AGCTATCTTCAAATAGTGCTGGAAAGATTGCCAGCATCGGGAAGAGGCTCAGGTGGAATTCACACACAGCAAGCTGCAAGGTTGCAGGAACTTGTGGAATTTATTCAATCTCAG GGCAGCAGTTCAGCTTCTGAGTCGTCACCAATTAGAGAAGTTTCTCCGGTTGAAGGGGTTATCGAAGACATGCAGTCAAGGATTAGAAGACTTGAGCGGTGGCATACAATCAATACG GTACTATGGACATTTTTGATGTCTGCGCTTGTTGGTTATTCGCTCTACCAAAGGAAGCGTCAGTGA